One Sphingobacteruim zhuxiongii DNA window includes the following coding sequences:
- a CDS encoding RNA polymerase sigma factor codes for MKYTLDTSLNTRLKNSDHDAFVSIYNRHAKELYYFVNKYIKESSVCDDIIHDAFLNLWNARARIKDSYPVHYYLFRIVRNLIYKEIKKRINFNLLFQNNSEILDVKGEDDVEEKVLDKEYTEIYNLALNTLPPQRKRIFKMSREEGLSYKEIASNLEISTQTVKEHMSLAMKTIKDYIAKEHDILLKSLFILIFYNKL; via the coding sequence TTGAAATATACCTTGGATACAAGTCTAAATACGCGTTTAAAGAACAGTGATCATGATGCCTTTGTTTCTATTTACAATAGGCATGCAAAAGAGTTGTATTATTTTGTCAATAAGTATATTAAAGAATCCTCTGTTTGTGATGATATCATTCACGATGCATTTTTAAATTTGTGGAACGCAAGGGCTCGCATAAAGGACTCTTATCCTGTTCATTATTATCTTTTTCGTATTGTTAGGAACTTAATTTATAAAGAGATTAAAAAGCGAATAAATTTTAATCTACTGTTTCAAAATAATTCAGAAATCCTCGATGTTAAAGGGGAAGATGATGTTGAAGAGAAAGTTCTAGATAAAGAATATACTGAAATTTATAATTTAGCGTTAAACACATTACCTCCTCAGAGAAAAAGAATATTTAAAATGTCGCGAGAGGAAGGGTTAAGTTATAAAGAAATCGCAAGTAATTTGGAAATATCCACACAAACGGTTAAAGAACATATGTCTTTGGCAATGAAAACAATTAAAGATTATATTGCTAAAGAACATGATATCTTATTGAAGTCCTTATTTATTTTAATTTTCTATAATAAGCTTTAA
- a CDS encoding endonuclease/exonuclease/phosphatase family protein, giving the protein MKKITSIFILMVLLACSKGQDNKPSEIDPPKDKTIVKTMTYNIFGARSGGIPDLKVIAEVIKKADPDLVALQEVDKNSERNKNNGDIAKALGELTGMDYYFAKAIDIAGGEYGDAVLSKLPIKEKRAYNLEVDPVLGGERRSVARILVEKDGKEFYFMSTHFDHLGDERNRIKQANDFNTLCKNFGKPMIVGSDFNALPNSNTMNILRTFFTFGCLNGNCSQFTFPTPNPTRTIDYLIYHPLDAFTPQMYSVFTWADKESDHYPVIANFMINF; this is encoded by the coding sequence ATGAAAAAAATAACTTCAATATTTATTTTAATGGTTCTATTAGCATGTAGCAAAGGGCAGGATAATAAACCGTCCGAAATAGATCCTCCGAAGGATAAAACTATCGTAAAAACAATGACCTATAATATATTTGGTGCTCGGTCTGGCGGGATTCCAGACTTAAAGGTTATTGCCGAAGTTATAAAAAAAGCAGATCCTGATTTGGTGGCTTTGCAAGAAGTTGATAAGAATTCGGAACGCAACAAAAACAATGGAGACATTGCAAAAGCATTAGGAGAATTAACAGGTATGGACTACTATTTTGCTAAAGCAATTGATATTGCAGGTGGAGAATATGGTGATGCAGTCTTATCTAAATTACCCATTAAAGAGAAAAGGGCATATAACCTAGAAGTTGACCCTGTCTTGGGTGGTGAAAGGCGATCTGTAGCTCGAATTCTAGTCGAAAAAGATGGCAAAGAATTCTATTTCATGAGCACACATTTTGACCATCTAGGTGATGAAAGAAATCGAATTAAACAAGCAAATGATTTCAACACCCTCTGCAAAAATTTCGGAAAACCAATGATTGTAGGTTCTGACTTTAATGCACTTCCAAACTCAAATACAATGAACATTTTGAGAACCTTCTTTACATTCGGATGTTTGAACGGCAATTGTAGTCAATTTACTTTCCCTACGCCAAATCCAACAAGAACTATTGATTATTTAATTTATCATCCTTTAGATGCATTTACTCCACAAATGTATTCTGTATTTACTTGGGCAGACAAGGAATCGGATCATTACCCTGTAATCGCTAATTTTATGATTAATTTCTAA
- a CDS encoding BT_3987 domain-containing protein, giving the protein MKTIYIKLRTKARRWTFLILLSAPLASLYQCKKSELKIDNPDQYTRVFMQSASNGAVTKTLTIKDEWTNIPFGAGYSGFKLLTDPININFKIDKVQLDLYNQQNNTNYELPPADSYKIAESSVTIQPGNAGSNNINLEINPSKLGGTKAYMIPVAISDVQPTLTVNEPLRTTFFLINGIYESNPFSPIAIDKWEIHDYSDDDYDAVGGRAKYAIDGTIEMAWLSTYRRVDGWRPAHPHYLTIDMNANHTLHGITLYGRRGQNQAYLFPKNVLIETSNDGTTWTEAGSFTIAASSDDTSAIMYFEKNANCRFFKITVLSSSGNGDTTSIAEIVAF; this is encoded by the coding sequence ATGAAAACTATATATATAAAATTACGGACAAAAGCTCGTCGGTGGACGTTCTTGATATTGCTTTCCGCTCCTTTAGCATCTCTGTATCAATGTAAAAAATCAGAATTGAAGATTGATAACCCAGACCAATATACAAGAGTTTTTATGCAATCAGCAAGTAATGGTGCTGTAACAAAAACCTTAACGATAAAGGATGAATGGACAAACATTCCCTTTGGCGCTGGTTACAGTGGATTTAAACTACTTACGGACCCCATTAATATTAACTTTAAGATTGATAAAGTGCAACTAGACTTATATAATCAACAAAATAATACTAATTACGAATTACCACCAGCAGATAGCTATAAGATAGCTGAGTCTTCAGTTACCATTCAACCAGGAAATGCAGGATCAAATAATATTAATTTGGAAATTAATCCTTCTAAATTGGGAGGGACCAAAGCTTACATGATTCCTGTAGCCATTAGCGATGTTCAACCAACACTTACGGTAAATGAACCTTTACGAACAACATTCTTTCTTATAAATGGAATTTACGAAAGTAATCCATTTAGTCCAATCGCGATTGATAAGTGGGAAATCCATGACTATTCAGATGATGATTATGATGCTGTAGGTGGAAGAGCAAAATACGCGATTGATGGAACGATCGAAATGGCCTGGTTATCTACCTATCGTCGGGTCGATGGATGGAGGCCAGCACACCCACATTACTTGACAATAGATATGAATGCAAACCATACCTTGCATGGAATTACCCTTTATGGGAGAAGGGGGCAAAATCAAGCCTATTTATTTCCAAAGAACGTATTGATTGAAACTTCAAATGACGGGACAACATGGACTGAAGCAGGAAGTTTCACTATTGCAGCATCATCCGATGACACTTCGGCGATTATGTATTTTGAAAAAAATGCGAACTGTAGATTCTTCAAAATTACTGTACTATCTAGCTCAGGAAACGGTGATACAACTTCAATTGCAGAAATAGTAGCGTTTTAA
- a CDS encoding RagB/SusD family nutrient uptake outer membrane protein: MKINFRTIIYPTLASLILTFGSSCQKDFLNQVPDDRLSLEEVFNRRKLSEEWLAGTYNFIRDEGHRTNNSPWDVLSDDNDVSQRNAAFQVNLGNWNASSNYWNFWDHYYKGIRTATTFINNIDGNEEILQEREGAALIKKRKGEARFLRAFFYAELLKQYGPFIIIGDSEIAPDLPLTDPSMQLARSSYDECVDYIINELNLAEAELDVEHYANGDAVLENDMGRASKILCRSIKSRVLLYAASPLNNGNQDYASVANKDGKLLFNATNDVNKWKAAADAAKSVINYAESSGKLGLYRKNKGNGEIDPFLSYRDLFLDSWNLEWIMGRNNNSLTNYQRSCTPRLAGGYASMGPTQQLVDSYRMANGESPITSYNSTGAPNINTSSGYSESGFSNFQAPGATRSKNTFNMYVNREPRFYATIIYSGSDWINTTSSLGVREIQLYYTGESGKGGSHDYSETGYLFRKNISPTYHPTQNSVARPHVMMRYAEILLNYVEALNESDPNNPDVLKYLNQIRERGGIPALSSGLSQADMRKQIRTERRIELTMEHLRYFDTRRWKIAEQTDAGPMYGMNAEGGTSNTDLTFFKRTKFENRVFRKSYYYFPIPQTEVQRNPNLIQNPGW, from the coding sequence ATGAAAATAAATTTTAGAACTATTATATACCCCACATTAGCATCCCTAATATTAACCTTTGGGAGTTCCTGTCAAAAGGATTTTCTAAACCAAGTACCTGATGATAGACTTTCCTTAGAAGAGGTTTTTAATCGACGGAAATTGTCTGAAGAATGGTTAGCAGGAACATATAATTTCATTCGAGACGAGGGGCATCGCACAAACAATTCACCATGGGATGTATTATCTGATGACAATGATGTTTCTCAGCGTAATGCTGCATTTCAAGTAAATTTAGGAAACTGGAATGCCTCCTCTAATTATTGGAATTTTTGGGACCATTATTACAAGGGAATACGCACAGCAACTACCTTCATTAATAATATCGATGGCAATGAAGAAATTCTTCAAGAGCGCGAAGGAGCTGCTTTAATTAAAAAGCGAAAAGGTGAAGCTCGATTTCTAAGAGCTTTCTTCTATGCAGAACTCTTAAAACAATATGGTCCTTTCATTATTATTGGAGATTCGGAAATAGCGCCGGATCTACCCCTAACGGACCCTTCAATGCAGTTGGCACGAAGTTCATATGATGAGTGTGTAGATTATATAATAAACGAATTGAATTTAGCAGAAGCTGAACTAGATGTTGAACACTACGCAAATGGCGATGCCGTTTTGGAAAATGATATGGGTAGAGCAAGTAAGATTCTTTGTAGATCAATTAAAAGCAGAGTGTTATTATACGCTGCCAGTCCATTAAATAATGGAAACCAAGATTATGCCAGTGTTGCTAACAAAGACGGTAAGCTCCTATTCAATGCTACGAATGATGTTAATAAATGGAAGGCAGCCGCCGATGCAGCAAAATCTGTTATCAATTATGCTGAATCATCCGGTAAACTAGGATTATATCGTAAAAACAAAGGTAATGGCGAAATAGATCCTTTTTTATCCTATAGGGATTTGTTTCTAGACTCTTGGAATTTAGAATGGATAATGGGACGAAACAACAACTCTTTAACGAACTATCAACGCTCTTGCACCCCAAGACTTGCTGGTGGTTATGCATCAATGGGACCAACTCAACAATTAGTTGATAGCTACCGTATGGCAAACGGAGAATCTCCTATTACCAGCTACAATAGTACCGGAGCACCTAATATCAATACTTCAAGTGGGTATTCAGAAAGTGGATTTAGCAATTTTCAAGCACCTGGTGCCACCCGTTCAAAAAATACGTTCAATATGTATGTTAATCGGGAACCTAGATTTTATGCTACTATAATCTATTCAGGAAGTGATTGGATTAACACTACCTCCAGCCTCGGTGTACGTGAAATACAATTATATTATACGGGGGAATCAGGAAAAGGAGGCTCCCATGATTATTCAGAAACCGGCTATTTATTCCGTAAAAATATTTCACCAACATATCATCCAACGCAAAATTCTGTTGCTAGACCACATGTGATGATGCGTTATGCAGAAATATTATTGAATTATGTGGAAGCCTTAAATGAATCAGATCCAAACAATCCTGATGTTCTAAAATATCTAAATCAAATCCGTGAACGAGGCGGCATACCAGCATTATCTTCAGGTTTATCCCAGGCAGACATGAGGAAGCAAATTCGAACAGAAAGACGTATAGAGTTAACCATGGAACATCTGCGTTATTTTGACACTAGAAGATGGAAAATTGCAGAGCAAACTGACGCAGGTCCAATGTATGGAATGAACGCTGAAGGAGGTACTTCGAACACTGACCTCACATTTTTTAAAAGGACTAAATTTGAAAATAGAGTTTTTAGAAAAAGCTATTATTATTTTCCAATTCCTCAAACGGAGGTTCAGCGTAATCCGAACCTAATTCAAAACCCAGGTTGGTAA
- a CDS encoding SusC/RagA family TonB-linked outer membrane protein: protein MLWNFLLTCCIVFASTESFGQKELRKTIEVDFKNASLQSVLEDLQIKHQIPLAYSNEATYLKYKVNYSGKSTAREVLNSILSKHNLAIETKHDYVRIITKTNSSVVNTHLQNEITGTIRNIDGQPLAGVTIVQKGKPSVGTTSDINGKFILAIPANSTLVVQIVGYKTTEIEIGNNKTFNIVMEATEEGIDEIVVVGFGTQKKLSVVGSQSTIEAKKLQVPAANLTNAIAGKVAGVIAVQRTGEPGFDDAGIWIRGISTFSQGLSAPLILVDGTPRSMSNVDPEDIESFTVLKDAAATSVYGVRGANGVVIIKTKSGTAGKPKFSFRYYEGVTQFTKLPEFADGITYMRMSNEALMNRGASPIYSEDRIEKTASGEDPYLYPNVDWMDALFRNFGQQRRANLNISGGSDLATYYVGTSYFDENGLYKEDPNVNYNQQVGYKRYNLTSNLTVRPSINTKIELGIQGYLANANYPATGNGDIFANAWMVTPVLHPVMFENGTVPDQRAGSLVNPYAHLTQTGYANQWRNQLFSNLRATQDLPFITKGLSVTSMFSFDVYNYTSMRRTKRPSSYLAVGRDENGEMQYEQTFEGDRFLSFARSSQGTRTIYLEGAINYNRNFGKHTTTGMLLFNKSDELNSQAGTLITSLPFRFMGMSGRGTYSFADKYFLEANFGYNGSENFAPENRYGFFPSVGLAWVLSEEKFFKNLKETLPLAKLRLSHGKVGSSRILSETGETRFAYISTIANTTGYNFGKDRGNNFSTGYNIGEYGVNVSWETSIKSNLGFDLQTKNNELSIQFDVFKERRQGIFLRRGNVPSYVGLQTAPFGNLGIIDNKGFDGSITYSKKYQDFGFQILGNFTLNRNKIVENDQPDPLYPWLDEKGQKLGQRMGLIALGLFESEEEIANGPLHSGLVKPGDIKFQDVNGDGKIDDFDKVPIGYGTIPEFVYGFGFSINYKSLSLSTLFQGVGNVDVHMNGEGIMPFSVSMSRGNLLSNIEDRWTIENPRQDVFYPRLSDGSPNGNYQTSTWWVKNGRYIRLKDVQLSYNLPKSWTNPIKLTNANIFFAGYNLLTWTPFKFWDMELGDGRGTRYPNIKSYTLGLNINF, encoded by the coding sequence ATGCTCTGGAATTTTTTACTTACCTGCTGCATTGTATTTGCCAGCACAGAAAGTTTCGGTCAAAAGGAACTTCGGAAAACTATAGAAGTAGATTTTAAGAATGCTTCCCTCCAATCCGTATTAGAAGATCTACAAATAAAACACCAAATCCCGTTGGCCTACAGTAACGAAGCTACTTATTTGAAATATAAGGTTAACTATTCTGGAAAGAGCACCGCTAGAGAGGTTTTAAATTCTATTTTATCCAAACATAATTTGGCAATAGAAACCAAGCATGATTATGTTCGAATAATAACAAAAACCAATTCATCCGTAGTCAACACGCACCTTCAAAATGAAATTACTGGTACGATTAGAAATATAGACGGCCAACCATTAGCAGGTGTGACGATTGTTCAAAAAGGGAAACCATCTGTAGGTACTACCTCTGATATAAATGGAAAATTTATTCTAGCGATTCCGGCAAATAGCACGCTTGTTGTTCAAATTGTCGGATATAAAACTACAGAAATAGAAATAGGCAACAATAAAACCTTCAATATTGTCATGGAGGCAACAGAGGAAGGTATTGATGAAATTGTAGTGGTAGGGTTCGGAACTCAGAAGAAATTAAGCGTGGTAGGCTCTCAATCTACTATTGAGGCTAAAAAACTCCAAGTCCCAGCCGCTAACTTAACAAACGCTATTGCTGGTAAAGTAGCTGGCGTAATTGCTGTCCAACGTACTGGAGAACCGGGGTTTGATGATGCAGGTATATGGATTCGAGGGATTTCAACATTTAGCCAAGGATTAAGTGCTCCTCTAATACTAGTAGATGGAACGCCTAGAAGCATGTCTAATGTTGACCCTGAAGATATTGAAAGCTTCACTGTCTTAAAAGATGCTGCAGCAACATCCGTTTATGGTGTTCGTGGGGCCAATGGTGTAGTGATAATAAAGACTAAAAGTGGTACAGCAGGAAAGCCTAAATTTAGTTTTCGGTATTATGAAGGAGTTACACAATTCACAAAACTTCCAGAGTTTGCAGATGGTATTACTTACATGCGGATGTCAAACGAAGCATTAATGAATCGTGGTGCATCACCAATTTACAGCGAAGACCGAATAGAAAAAACAGCTAGTGGCGAAGATCCGTATCTATATCCTAATGTAGATTGGATGGATGCACTATTCAGGAATTTCGGTCAACAACGTAGAGCTAATCTTAATATCAGTGGGGGATCTGATTTAGCAACTTATTACGTAGGAACAAGTTATTTTGATGAGAACGGACTTTATAAGGAAGATCCAAATGTAAATTACAATCAACAAGTAGGTTATAAACGATATAACTTAACGTCTAACTTAACCGTGCGGCCATCCATCAATACAAAAATTGAATTAGGTATTCAAGGCTATTTGGCAAATGCGAATTACCCCGCTACAGGAAATGGAGATATCTTTGCAAATGCTTGGATGGTAACCCCCGTACTTCACCCAGTCATGTTTGAAAATGGGACAGTGCCCGACCAACGTGCAGGTTCATTAGTCAACCCCTATGCCCATTTAACACAAACAGGCTATGCGAACCAATGGAGAAATCAGTTATTTTCGAACCTTCGAGCGACCCAAGACCTACCTTTTATTACAAAGGGTTTATCTGTTACCAGTATGTTTTCCTTTGATGTTTACAATTACACAAGTATGCGTCGAACCAAGCGACCTAGCTCCTATTTAGCTGTTGGCCGTGATGAAAATGGAGAAATGCAGTATGAACAGACTTTTGAAGGAGATCGATTTTTGAGTTTTGCTCGCTCATCACAAGGTACTAGAACCATATATTTAGAGGGAGCAATAAACTACAATCGCAATTTTGGTAAACACACCACAACAGGTATGTTATTATTTAATAAGTCTGACGAATTAAATTCACAAGCCGGAACCTTAATTACATCCTTACCATTTAGATTCATGGGGATGTCAGGTAGAGGGACTTATTCTTTTGCTGATAAATATTTCTTAGAAGCCAATTTTGGTTATAACGGTTCAGAGAATTTCGCTCCTGAAAATCGTTATGGGTTCTTCCCATCAGTAGGTTTAGCTTGGGTTTTAAGTGAAGAGAAATTCTTTAAGAATTTAAAAGAAACTTTACCATTGGCCAAACTTAGGCTATCACATGGAAAAGTTGGAAGTAGTCGTATTTTAAGTGAAACGGGAGAAACTCGATTCGCCTATATCTCTACCATTGCAAATACTACAGGTTATAATTTTGGGAAAGACAGAGGAAATAATTTCTCCACAGGATACAATATTGGAGAATATGGTGTAAATGTTTCCTGGGAAACTTCTATTAAAAGTAATCTAGGATTTGATTTACAGACGAAGAACAATGAACTTAGTATACAATTTGATGTATTCAAAGAACGCAGGCAAGGTATTTTCCTCAGAAGAGGAAATGTTCCTAGTTACGTAGGTTTACAGACCGCTCCTTTTGGCAATTTAGGAATTATAGACAACAAAGGTTTTGATGGATCAATTACATATTCCAAAAAATATCAAGATTTTGGCTTCCAAATCCTAGGAAACTTCACATTAAACCGAAATAAAATTGTAGAAAATGATCAACCTGACCCTTTATACCCCTGGCTTGATGAAAAAGGGCAAAAGCTTGGTCAACGTATGGGCCTGATTGCCTTAGGGCTATTTGAATCTGAGGAAGAAATTGCTAACGGACCATTGCATTCAGGCTTAGTAAAACCTGGTGATATTAAATTTCAAGATGTAAATGGTGATGGTAAAATTGATGACTTCGATAAGGTGCCAATTGGCTACGGAACAATTCCAGAATTTGTATATGGTTTTGGTTTTAGTATAAACTACAAAAGTTTATCTCTCTCGACCTTGTTTCAAGGTGTCGGAAACGTAGATGTACATATGAATGGCGAAGGGATAATGCCTTTTTCGGTATCAATGAGTCGAGGTAATTTATTAAGTAACATCGAAGATAGATGGACCATTGAGAATCCACGGCAAGATGTGTTCTATCCTCGCTTATCTGATGGTAGCCCGAATGGGAATTATCAAACCTCTACTTGGTGGGTAAAGAATGGTCGATATATTCGATTAAAGGACGTTCAATTATCTTATAATTTACCTAAATCTTGGACCAATCCTATCAAATTAACAAATGCAAACATCTTTTTCGCTGGTTACAATTTATTAACCTGGACACCATTTAAATTTTGGGATATGGAGTTAGGAGATGGACGAGGAACTCGTTATCCAAATATCAAATCCTACACTTTAGGACTTAATATTAACTTTTAA
- a CDS encoding FecR family protein translates to MENNELITLLEKFKSGKIEQHDFLRLKEILDTSSGTKLLLHTSRLDYDIIRKNIDNYPAYKNQQKNLDRIKLSILKQSGSKPQRQIHLIYIGLAIAASLIIAGIFLYPKNEIKVKEVDWVTIKTSHGEQKVIRLEDNTEIKLNGNSFLSYSASKTTDLRIVKLKGEAFFNVKKDSIRPFLILSKNFVTRVVGTSFNIDSEIDKSIEVKTGKVKVFQIHENSYSKSLKQDLAGFNEFVEKLSKAQIDLSTGERAVFEDNKLKVKSYTNTNWYNNELIHLGEKVSTILMKAYRFYGDSIIVSPEIADARTTITFKDKNIEQVLSTIAEMNNAKLYKKSAHLWEIKKK, encoded by the coding sequence ATGGAGAACAACGAATTAATCACTTTATTGGAAAAGTTCAAATCCGGTAAAATTGAACAACATGACTTCTTAAGACTAAAGGAAATTCTTGATACCTCTTCAGGCACAAAATTACTCCTCCATACAAGTAGATTGGATTATGACATAATAAGAAAAAATATAGACAATTATCCCGCATATAAAAACCAACAAAAAAATCTAGACCGCATTAAATTATCTATTTTAAAACAATCTGGTTCAAAACCACAAAGGCAAATACATTTAATTTACATTGGATTGGCAATTGCAGCATCCCTGATAATTGCCGGTATTTTTCTTTATCCCAAAAATGAAATTAAAGTTAAGGAAGTTGATTGGGTTACTATAAAGACTTCACATGGTGAACAAAAAGTCATTCGCCTTGAAGATAACACAGAGATAAAGTTAAACGGAAATTCCTTTTTATCATATTCGGCATCTAAAACCACAGATTTAAGAATTGTCAAACTAAAAGGTGAAGCCTTTTTTAACGTAAAAAAAGACAGTATCCGTCCATTTTTAATTCTTTCAAAAAATTTTGTGACCCGCGTTGTTGGCACTTCTTTTAATATTGATTCTGAAATTGACAAATCCATCGAAGTAAAAACTGGAAAAGTAAAGGTTTTCCAAATCCATGAAAACAGTTATTCAAAAAGTTTAAAACAGGATTTGGCAGGATTTAATGAATTTGTTGAAAAGTTATCGAAGGCGCAAATTGATCTTTCTACAGGTGAAAGAGCTGTCTTCGAGGACAATAAATTGAAAGTAAAATCCTATACAAATACCAATTGGTATAACAATGAACTAATTCATCTTGGAGAAAAAGTTAGTACAATTTTAATGAAAGCTTATCGCTTCTATGGAGACTCAATCATCGTTTCCCCAGAGATTGCTGATGCAAGAACGACAATAACCTTTAAAGATAAAAATATAGAACAAGTATTGAGCACCATTGCCGAAATGAATAATGCAAAGCTTTACAAAAAATCAGCTCACTTATGGGAAATTAAGAAGAAATAA
- a CDS encoding transposase — protein MTQELSWIFNTTIDKINAFSRLAKRADKVEQAGFKSFNTVSRIIKIHHKKILNDFDKRSSSAATKSFNAKIRTFRSQFTGVGDINFFLFRSTKLFD, from the coding sequence ATTACTCAGGAACTCTCTTGGATCTTCAACACCACTATTGATAAGATAAATGCCTTTTCCAGACTAGCTAAACGGGCGGATAAGGTTGAACAAGCTGGCTTCAAGTCTTTCAATACCGTTTCCAGAATAATAAAAATCCATCACAAAAAAATATTGAATGACTTCGATAAAAGAAGTTCGAGTGCTGCTACGAAATCTTTCAATGCCAAGATAAGGACTTTTAGAAGTCAATTTACAGGAGTAGGAGATATCAACTTTTTCTTGTTTAGATCGACTAAATTATTTGATTAG
- a CDS encoding ISAon1 family transposase, which produces MDGKQLQDQYKNHLSDFHDWDQKPHAESWTLFPENISEHLSIDETSFSNGELYTIVSSKSAKGRKGTILATIKGTKAEDIMAVLERIPLRSRNKVKEVTMDMAPNMAKAIRRCFRNARRVVDRFHVQKLAYDAVQELRIKYRWEVLDAESKKIMESRKRGIPYEPELLPNGDTLKQLLARSRHLLFKHPSRWSESQKHRAELLFLRFPKLKQAYDLGIALGDIFNKCKDKKVAFTKLGLWNNQVENAGIASFESVAKSIAAHHQYILHYFDNRSTNASAESFNAKLKAFRSVFRGVRDTTFFLYRVMKLYA; this is translated from the coding sequence ATGGACGGCAAACAACTACAGGATCAATACAAGAACCACCTCAGTGATTTCCATGATTGGGACCAAAAGCCTCATGCCGAGAGCTGGACATTGTTCCCTGAAAACATATCGGAACACCTGAGCATTGATGAGACCAGCTTCAGCAACGGTGAATTATATACCATTGTTAGCAGTAAATCGGCAAAAGGGCGTAAAGGAACGATTTTAGCAACTATAAAGGGTACCAAGGCTGAGGATATCATGGCTGTTCTCGAGCGAATACCCTTGCGCTCGAGGAATAAGGTAAAGGAGGTGACCATGGATATGGCTCCCAACATGGCCAAGGCAATCCGTAGATGTTTCAGAAATGCCAGACGTGTGGTCGATCGGTTCCATGTCCAAAAGTTAGCTTACGATGCCGTGCAGGAACTCCGTATCAAGTATCGTTGGGAAGTCTTGGATGCAGAAAGCAAGAAAATAATGGAATCACGAAAGCGAGGGATCCCGTATGAACCGGAATTGTTGCCAAATGGTGATACGCTCAAACAGCTGTTGGCTAGATCCAGACACCTATTGTTCAAGCATCCAAGCCGATGGTCGGAAAGCCAGAAACATCGTGCTGAATTATTATTCCTGCGGTTCCCCAAGCTAAAACAGGCTTATGATCTTGGAATTGCCTTAGGGGACATCTTCAACAAATGCAAGGACAAAAAGGTAGCATTTACCAAACTAGGCCTATGGAACAATCAGGTTGAGAATGCGGGTATTGCTTCCTTTGAGAGCGTGGCAAAATCCATTGCAGCGCATCATCAATACATCCTACACTACTTCGACAATAGAAGTACCAATGCTTCCGCAGAATCCTTCAATGCAAAACTCAAAGCTTTCAGAAGCGTCTTCCGTGGCGTAAGGGACACAACATTCTTCCTGTACAGAGTGATGAAATTGTATGCTTAA
- a CDS encoding ISAon1 family transposase N-terminal region protein, which translates to MQEAERKLLSLLMPEGLLEYFQILEVDQVDNQLHIYLDELNIAPTGYEHSKLESKGFMPSTEISDFPIRGQKVTLHIRRRRWTVLDTGDIITRDWNLVREGARMTTEFGLFLKKIFG; encoded by the coding sequence TTGCAAGAAGCCGAACGTAAATTACTATCCTTATTGATGCCCGAAGGGCTTTTGGAATACTTCCAGATTTTAGAAGTCGATCAGGTCGACAATCAACTCCATATTTATTTAGATGAACTTAATATTGCTCCGACAGGCTATGAGCACAGCAAGTTGGAGTCAAAGGGTTTTATGCCTTCTACTGAAATTTCAGACTTTCCCATTCGAGGCCAGAAAGTTACGCTACATATCCGCCGTCGTCGATGGACGGTACTGGATACCGGAGATATCATCACAAGAGATTGGAACCTAGTGCGTGAGGGCGCTCGAATGACTACGGAATTCGGGCTTTTTTTAAAGAAGATATTTGGATAG